CTGAAGTTTATATTGCCTATTCGATTTCTATGTTATTTTATGGTTTTAAAGAAATATTAAATAAAATATTTTATTCTTTTCAAGATAGTAAAAGCCCTTAATCTTGAGTGTAGTGTCAATTTTAATAAATATTGTTTTTAGTATAATATTAGTTCAACATTTCAGGGCAGTAGGATTAGCTTTAGGAACATCTATTTCCACCTTTTTTTTATTTTACTTTACAGTACTTTTTATTAGAAAGTTAGTCAACGGCAATTTTAATAATTTTTTAAATCTTATACTTAAAGTAATAATAGGCCTAATAGTAATGTTGTTTGTTTTTTATGTTAATGATTGGTTAGCATTAACAAATAATTACTATATTAATTTTTCTATTGGTTCGATTTCTGGATTTGGATTTTATATCTTTACATTAATTGTTCTTAAAAATGAAGAACTTACAATTATTTTAAATAAATTAAAAATACACTTTTAATTTTTCATAAAATCATATGCATATTGTTTTTATAGTTACTGAAGACTGGTATTTTGTTTCACATAGATTACCAATTGCAAAATTTTAATAGCAAATGGTTTTACTGTTACTTTAATTACAAAAGTTTCAAAATATAAATTATTATTAGAACAAAGCGGTTTTGAGTTAGTAAATATAAACTGGAATAGGAATGATAAAAATCCTTTTAGATTTGTAAGTAATATAATATTTATTAGAAGCGAACTAAAAAGAAACAAAATGTAATACTGCATAATGTTGCGTTAAAACCAATAGTATTTGGTTTTTTTTCCAGTTTATTTTTATCCAAAGTCGTAATTGTAATGCAATATCTGGTTTAGGCTACCTAACAACATCACATGGTTTGAAACAAAATCTAAAAGAGTACATTCTAAAATCTGGCTTAGGTATTTTACTAAAAAAGAAGTCTTATACAATTGTTCAAAATTCCTCAGATAATGAATTTCTTGTTGCAAATAAAATTACTAATCATGAACATATTTTTTTTATTAAAGGTGTAGGTGTTGCAGTTCAGCCGTCAAAAGAAATTTTGATAAAAAACAATTTTAATGTTCTTTTTGCCGGTCGAATGCTTTGGTCGAAAGGAGTAAAAGAAATCATTGAAACAGCAAAACTATTTGAACTGGATGGTAATAATTCCATTACATTTCTTTTAGCTGGAAAACCAGACGAACAAAACCCCGAAGCTATTCCGTTATCTTATCTCGAACAGTTAAAGAATAGCAAAAATATTTTATGGCTAGATCATGTTGAGGATATGACAAAAGTTTATCAAGATACCGATATTTTTCTTTTTCCGACCAAGTATGGAGAAGGTGTACCAAAAGCACTATTAGAAGCCGCATCATTTGGCATTCCAATAATTTGTTCTGATAATCCGGGTTGCAAAGAAGTTGTAAAAAATAATTATAATGGTATTGTATTAAAGAACTTAGGACCGCAAGAAATAAAAAACAATATTATTATGTTATGTAACGATATTGAAAAAGAAAATCTATGTCAGTAAATTCTCAGCTTCAAGTTAAAGCAGAATTTTCAGATCATATTATTTTCGATAAAATGCTGAAACTACATAATTCAATTAGTCCCATAATTAAATGAAAATACTTCTAGCCGGTCAGAACGGAATAATTGGTTCCTACCTATTCAACGAATTAAAGAGTCATTATCATTTGTTTGGTATTGGGAAAGGGGCACATATTTCCAATAATTATTGTGATTTAGATTTAACAGATATAAAGAGAGTTGAAAATTTTATAAATCAGCAAATTCATTTTGATGTATTGATATTTTTAGTTGGTTTAGCACATGACAAGGGCAGAAATCAAGATTATCCGGTGTTTGAAAAAATCAATTTTATAACATTGATTAACCTTCTTGAATCTATGAAGAAGTTAGATAAAGTTCCTGCAAAAATAATCTTTTCAAGTACAATTTCGGTTTACGGCGAAAAAATGGATCGAGATTTTTACTGTGAGGAAGATATTTTAAATCCAAATTCCCCATATGCAAAAACAAAAATACTAGCTGAAAATTATTTAAATAAAACATTTAGTAACAAAAGCTGGATATTGCGTTTTGCACCAGTATATTCAGAAAAATTTAAATTAAATATTACCCGCAGAACAACAATTAAAGGTAAAAATTACAAAGTTGGGAAAGGTGAAAACAAACTATCTTTGTTGAATATTAAAAATATATATTATGCTGTAAATCAAATACTAGAAGGCAAACTGCCAAGCGGAACATATAATATTGCTGATCAGAAAATTTATACTTTTAATGATTTACTGAATTATACAAATATCAAAACTCAAATTACTATTCCAAAGATAATACCTAAAACTGCTTACACTTTAGGTAAATTATTAAATAATATTTTTTTACAAGAAAACAGTATAAAACTGCTTACTGATAATATTTATTCTACTACAAAATTAGAAAAATATATAAAATTACCTTATTCACTTTCCGACTGATAAAGTATGCAGCGCATTATTGCATTATTGCTTTTACTTCTTTTATCTCCTTTATTTTTAATTATTACTCTTGCAATAGTTGTTGAGGATGGTTTTCCATATTTGTTTACTCAAAAAAGAGTGGGAATTAATTACACTTTTTTTACTATGTATAAATTTCGCACAATGAAAAAAAACACGCCAAATGTGGCGACACATCTTCTTAAAAATCCTGAGAAGTATCTACTTAAATTCGGTCACCTGTTAAGAAAATTAAGTCTGGATGAATTGCCAAATTTATTAAATATAATTAGAGGCGATATGGCTTTTGTCGGCCCTCGACCAGCACTCTATAATCAAGATGACTTAATGCAATTGAGGATAATTGCAGGTGTTGATAAATTATTGCCGGGTTTAACAGGATGGGCGCAAATAAATGGTAGGGATGAACTTTCTTTACCTGATAAGGTTGCGTTAGAAAAAGAATATTTAAGCAAAAAATCTTTCGGATTTGATCTAAAGATAATATTTTTGACATTTATCAGCGCCTTGTTTGGAAAAGGTGTAACTCATTAGTAAAACAGAATTCAAACCTTTTGTTTGTTTCCAAAATTATAGATGATGTTCACGAAAATCTTCAGGCCTGCAAGAAAGTTATCAAAGATTGTAAGTTTTTGGAACAGCAATAAAAGTTTCAAAAAAATTTATTTTAACTTTGTTATATGCATCATGTTAATATCTAATTATCAATCATCACTGAACTTGATTTGAGTTCTAAATGCTTTTCATAAATACATAAATAAAAAATGAAAATTAAGTCAATAAATATTATTAGGCTTTTAGCTTTTTATAAAAATTTTCTAAACTTCAGGAAAATATCAAGTTTAAATTTTGATATACCAAATCATTTTATCAATTCCGCTTTTTCACGTTTCCACTTCTTTACCTTTTCACATTTCAACTTTTTCTTTTTCATATTTCATATTTCACTTTTCACAGTAACTTTCTCCCAAGTAAACTATGAGCCGGCAACAAGCAGTGTTTATTCATTTCTTGAAAGAATGAGCGCTAAGGGAATAATTCAGACAAACGAAGAGATAATGCCTTACAGCAGAATGGAAATAGCCGGCAAGCTGCAGAGAATTTTTCAATATTCAAAAATGGGCATTTCAGTTTCACAAAACCTAAATGAAAAACAAAATGATAAGTCATTAAATACTAATTCAGTTGCTGATAATGACTCAAAAAATAAATCGCAAATAAGAGATAATTCAGTTAAGATTAGCGGAATGGAAGAAAATGAATTTATATTTTACATTAGAGAATATGCCGTTGAATTAGATAAACTTGGATTTGATTTAACTGATTATGAAGTAAAGCATAAATTGATTGATTTGAAAAATGATAATTTTGGATTTGATAAATACAACAGATTTAGAATTTTAAGTTACAGCAATGATAGTTTCGGATTATTCATCGATCCTATTCTTGGGTATTCATATAATTCATTCCGGAACGGAAGTTTATGGAGTTATTCAAACGGATTAAGGTTGTATGGGAATTTTGGAAATAATTTTGGCTTTGAGCTTCAGTTTTGTGATAATCATCCAAGAGGAGACAATTTAGATCGTTATCGCAAATTTACATCATTGACCGGTTATGAATTCAAAGTCGGTCAAACTAACGGTTTTGATTTTGATAGAATGAATGCCAATATAAATTATTCTTGGAGTTGGGGAAGCTTAACTCTCGGTAAAGATTTTAACTATTACGGCAGCGGTGAAAACGGTAAATTGATTTTATCCGATAAAGCGCCGTCTTTTCCATTCATTAAATTTGAGGCTCAACATTCCGATTGGTTTAGATTTTCTTACATTCATGGATATTTAAATTCGCAAATTATTGATTCATCCGATATAAGGATTGGTACTTCAAGAGATCATTATCCAAAAATTGAAAAATATTTTGTGACTCATATGTTTTCATTTACACCGCTGAGTAGTTTAAATATTTCACTTGGGGAATCTGTTATTTACAGTGACAGATTTGAGCCTATTTATTTAATTCCCGTAGCATTTTTCAGGCTCGCGGATCATTATTTAACTGATCCCGATGAAAGCGCGGGAAACGCGCAATTATTTGCTTCAATTTGGTATAAAAATTTTACATTAAAAACTAAATTTTATGGTTCTATATTTATTGATGAATTATCTGCCGGTAATTCTGATTATCCGCAGGCAGTTGCTTATAATTTAGGAATAAAATCTATTGATCCAATAATTCCGGAAAGTGAATTAATTTTAGAATATTCGAGGATAAATCCATTTGTATATTTTCACGTTGATAAAGCGCAGACTTACGCAAATTACGGTTATGAAATGGGACATTGGATTGGAAGCAACGCAGATCAA
The sequence above is drawn from the Ignavibacteriota bacterium genome and encodes:
- a CDS encoding sugar transferase; this encodes MQRIIALLLLLLLSPLFLIITLAIVVEDGFPYLFTQKRVGINYTFFTMYKFRTMKKNTPNVATHLLKNPEKYLLKFGHLLRKLSLDELPNLLNIIRGDMAFVGPRPALYNQDDLMQLRIIAGVDKLLPGLTGWAQINGRDELSLPDKVALEKEYLSKKSFGFDLKIIFLTFISALFGKGVTH
- a CDS encoding glycosyltransferase — protein: MKQNLKEYILKSGLGILLKKKSYTIVQNSSDNEFLVANKITNHEHIFFIKGVGVAVQPSKEILIKNNFNVLFAGRMLWSKGVKEIIETAKLFELDGNNSITFLLAGKPDEQNPEAIPLSYLEQLKNSKNILWLDHVEDMTKVYQDTDIFLFPTKYGEGVPKALLEAASFGIPIICSDNPGCKEVVKNNYNGIVLKNLGPQEIKNNIIMLCNDIEKENLCQ
- a CDS encoding polysaccharide biosynthesis C-terminal domain-containing protein: MSILINIVFSIILVQHFRAVGLALGTSISTFFLFYFTVLFIRKLVNGNFNNFLNLILKVIIGLIVMLFVFYVNDWLALTNNYYINFSIGSISGFGFYIFTLIVLKNEELTIILNKLKIHF
- a CDS encoding NAD(P)-dependent oxidoreductase yields the protein MKILLAGQNGIIGSYLFNELKSHYHLFGIGKGAHISNNYCDLDLTDIKRVENFINQQIHFDVLIFLVGLAHDKGRNQDYPVFEKINFITLINLLESMKKLDKVPAKIIFSSTISVYGEKMDRDFYCEEDILNPNSPYAKTKILAENYLNKTFSNKSWILRFAPVYSEKFKLNITRRTTIKGKNYKVGKGENKLSLLNIKNIYYAVNQILEGKLPSGTYNIADQKIYTFNDLLNYTNIKTQITIPKIIPKTAYTLGKLLNNIFLQENSIKLLTDNIYSTTKLEKYIKLPYSLSD